The proteins below are encoded in one region of Drosophila santomea strain STO CAGO 1482 chromosome 3R, Prin_Dsan_1.1, whole genome shotgun sequence:
- the LOC120451380 gene encoding uncharacterized protein LOC120451380 isoform X1, with the protein MAASNGNKSPMEHDTAGCDEVDFIVATHNNNNDYEDLGSVSQAVINTKVAAATAAAATTAAAAPAAAATCTAATPNNEPNSNTLKKAKERRTLFHFGSSSSKKLSQSKSQESQEAGSKDTPPATTPAPLPPVPIGTPPRQYKFVKSNSLARLLGNTYNAKKFEKQEQKRLASGSEGGKFNTYSGRRGRAGPYLERFKRVSKEDGDVAGEDDTVRVTNVITLTTDSRDLLYGSRQEHVGRTGGYDQNDQLTSKAYRTLTRSLGKLWRRTHSVDISTPDPEFKVSYLGNVLTGWAKAGEGCVEKQLNTLWRNYTQHSKPDVIMRLKVCASGLKATTRQHGLTEYWAHRITYCCAPKNYPRVFCWIYRHEGRKLKHELRCHAVLCSKEKIAQDICDTLRENLESALREFKREKILKQNARLSLANAVYDNPSLPRRKIMLSVGGNNYRPPLERSKSAPKLMAIEEAIGEEEGDEIEDTNEPEMMPCCQKDSLYPAMTLGRRRCRRGHSIRRTGKIQASSPCCSSHMAKELPEEDTKQMAAASSPANDGSDSDDFEKLLKFDTTLSNELLPYFDMQLHKNSSQSMMSLSELKEEEGEPLSLLPTINSDPSADPEADYNAEDHDVSAPRRSGVCSDGEEDFLDDTDDHYFRHAAMLTMLHRSSMRKMRADQGSLKYRHQTQSSISSNASSSTTASTSAAAGGGSAQQGLASPDSDEGSISSGCETASTVTNANHEEYNGKRDSDPGQLEQSPDLELEQAQVLEQMMIYQRLEQQLRKNSGDATNYSSSSSITLKRSNSDSDKQERSDHPDDDNSDSDESGYVEFQEKERPGQQPLISEASVTLAKIATVKPQIPPKPAPRRSLSLNAVATTGASAGSSAGKASGTAV; encoded by the exons ATGGCAGCCAGCAACGGGAACAAATCCCCCATGGAGCACGATACCGCGGGTTGCGATGAGGTGGACTTTATAGTGGCCACgcacaacaataacaacgatTACGAGGATTTGGGCAGCGTGAGTCAGGCGGTGATCAACACCaaagtagcagcagcaacagccgcagcagcaacaactgcagctgcagcacccgcagcagcagcaacatgcacAGCAGCGACACCAAACAACGAACCAAACAGCAACACCCTGAAGAAAGCCAAGGAGCGCCGCACCCTCTTCCATTtcgggagcagcagcagcaagaagcTGAGTCAGAGCAAGTCACAGGAGAGCCAGGAGGCGGGCAGCAAGGATACTCCGCCGGCAACAACTCCAGCTCCCCTGCCGCCGGTGCCAATTGGAACGCCACCGCGCCAGTACAAGTTCGTGAAGAGCAACAGCTTGGCCAGATTGCTGGGCAATACCTACAATGCCAAGAAGTTCgagaagcaggagcagaagcgTCTGGCCTCCGGATCCGAGGGCGGCAAGTTCAACACCTACAGCGGGAGGCGTGGTCGCGCGGGTCCCTATCTGGAGCGATTCAAGCGGGTGTCCAAGGAGGACGGCGATGTGGCCGGCGAGGATGACACCGTGAGGGTCACGAACGTCATTACCCTGACCACGGACTCGCGGGATCTGCTCTACGGCAGCCGGCAGGAGCATGTGGGTCGCACTGGGGGCTATGACCAGAACGATCAGCTCACCTCCAAGGCGTATCGCACACTCACCCGGAGTTTGGGCAAACTCTGGAGGCGCACACACAGCGTGGATATCAGCACACCCGATCCGGAGTTCAAGGTCTCCTACCTGGGCAACGTGTTGACCGGCTGGGCGAAGG CAGGTGAGGGTTGTGTGGAGAAGCAGCTAAACACGCTGTGGCGCAACTACACGCAGCACTCCAAGCCGGACGTGATCATGCGCCTGAAGGTGTGCGCCTCTGGCTTGAAGGCCACCACCCGGCAGCATGGACTCACCGAGTACTGGGCCCACAGGATCACCTACTGCTGTGCACCGAAGAACTATCCGCGCGTCTTCTGCTGGATCTACCGCCACGAGGGCAGGAAGCTGAAGCACGAGCTTCGCTGCCATGCGGTGCTCTGCAGCAAGGAGAAGATCGCCCAGGACATTTGCGATACACTGCGG gAAAACCTGGAGAGCGCTTTGCGCGAATTTAAGCGTGAGAAAATTCTTAAGCAAAACGCTCGCCTGAGTTTGGCCAACGCCGTCTACGACAATCCGAGCTTGCCGCGCCGCAAGATCATGCTGAGTGTGGGCGGCAACAACTACAGACCGCCGCTGGAACGCTCCAAGTCGGCGCCCAAATTGATGGCCATCGAGGAGGCCATTGGCGAGGAGGAGGGAGATGAGATCGAGGACACCAATGAGCCGGAGATGATGCCGTGCTGTCAGAAGGATTCCCTCTATCCGGCCATGACGCTGGGCCGACGTCGTTGTCGTCGCGGGCACTCCATTCGGCGAACGGGCAAGATTCAGGCCTCCTCGCCCTGCTGCAGTTCGCACATGGCGAAGGAGTTGCCGGAGGAGGATACCAAGCAGATGGCGGCGGCGAGCAGTCCCGCCAATGATGGCTCTGATTCGGATGACTTTGAGAAGCTGCTGAAGTTCGATACGACTTTGAGCAATGAGTTGTTGCCGTACTTCGACATGCAGCTCCACAAGAACAGCAGCCAGAGCATGATGAGCCTGAGCGAActcaaggaggaggagggcgAACCGCTTAGCCTCCTACCCACCATTAACAGCGATCCCAGCGCTGATCCGGAGGCGGACTACAATGCCGAGGATCACGATGTGAGCGCGCCGCGACGCAGTGGAGTTTGCAGCGACGGCGAGGAAGACTTTCTGGACGATACGGACGACCATTACTTCCGGCATGCGGCCATGCTGACCATGCTGCACCGCAGTTCGATGCGAAAGATGCGGGCCGATCAGGGGAGTCTCAAGTACCGCCACCAGACGCAGTCATCGATCTCCTCCAATGCGTCCAGCTCGACGACGGCCAGCACTTCGGCGGCAGCGGGCGGTGGATCCGCCCAACAGGGTCTGGCCAGTCCGGACAGCGACGAGGGATCCATATCCAGCGGCTGCGAGACGGCCAGCACAGTCACAAATGCCAACCACGAGGAGTACAACGGCAAGCGGGATAGCGATCCCGGCCAGCTAGAGCAGTCGCCGGacttggagctggagcaggcgCAAGTGCTGGAGCAGATGATGATCTACCAAAgactggagcagcagctgcgcaAAAACAGCGGCGATGCCACCAATTACAGCAGCTCGAGCAGCATCACCTTGAAGCGCAGCAATTCCGACAGCGACAAACAGGAGAGGAGCGACCATCCGGATGACGacaacagcgacagcgacGAGAGCGGCTACGTGGAGTTCCAGGAGAAGGAGCGACCGGGTCAGCAGCCACTCATCAGCGAGGCCAGCGTGACGCTGGCCAAGATTGCGACCGTCAAGCCGCAGATACCACCAAAGCCGGCTCCACGTCGTTCGCTCAGTCTCAACGCGGTGGCCACCACCGGCGCTTCAGCGGGCTCATCCGCTGGCAAGGCATCGGGCACCGCCGTCTGA
- the LOC120451380 gene encoding uncharacterized protein LOC120451380 isoform X2, with protein MAASNGNKSPMEHDTAGCDEVDFIVATHNNNNDYEDLGSVSQAVINTKVAAATAAAATTAAAAPAAAATCTAATPNNEPNSNTLKKAKERRTLFHFGSSSSKKLSQSKSQESQEAGSKDTPPATTPAPLPPVPIGTPPRQYKFVKSNSLARLLGNTYNAKKFEKQEQKRLASGSEGGKFNTYSGRRGRAGPYLERFKRVSKEDGDVAGEDDTVRVTNVITLTTDSRDLLYGSRQEHVGRTGGYDQNDQLTSKAYRTLTRSLGKLWRRTHSVDISTPDPEFKVSYLGNVLTGWAKGEGCVEKQLNTLWRNYTQHSKPDVIMRLKVCASGLKATTRQHGLTEYWAHRITYCCAPKNYPRVFCWIYRHEGRKLKHELRCHAVLCSKEKIAQDICDTLRENLESALREFKREKILKQNARLSLANAVYDNPSLPRRKIMLSVGGNNYRPPLERSKSAPKLMAIEEAIGEEEGDEIEDTNEPEMMPCCQKDSLYPAMTLGRRRCRRGHSIRRTGKIQASSPCCSSHMAKELPEEDTKQMAAASSPANDGSDSDDFEKLLKFDTTLSNELLPYFDMQLHKNSSQSMMSLSELKEEEGEPLSLLPTINSDPSADPEADYNAEDHDVSAPRRSGVCSDGEEDFLDDTDDHYFRHAAMLTMLHRSSMRKMRADQGSLKYRHQTQSSISSNASSSTTASTSAAAGGGSAQQGLASPDSDEGSISSGCETASTVTNANHEEYNGKRDSDPGQLEQSPDLELEQAQVLEQMMIYQRLEQQLRKNSGDATNYSSSSSITLKRSNSDSDKQERSDHPDDDNSDSDESGYVEFQEKERPGQQPLISEASVTLAKIATVKPQIPPKPAPRRSLSLNAVATTGASAGSSAGKASGTAV; from the exons ATGGCAGCCAGCAACGGGAACAAATCCCCCATGGAGCACGATACCGCGGGTTGCGATGAGGTGGACTTTATAGTGGCCACgcacaacaataacaacgatTACGAGGATTTGGGCAGCGTGAGTCAGGCGGTGATCAACACCaaagtagcagcagcaacagccgcagcagcaacaactgcagctgcagcacccgcagcagcagcaacatgcacAGCAGCGACACCAAACAACGAACCAAACAGCAACACCCTGAAGAAAGCCAAGGAGCGCCGCACCCTCTTCCATTtcgggagcagcagcagcaagaagcTGAGTCAGAGCAAGTCACAGGAGAGCCAGGAGGCGGGCAGCAAGGATACTCCGCCGGCAACAACTCCAGCTCCCCTGCCGCCGGTGCCAATTGGAACGCCACCGCGCCAGTACAAGTTCGTGAAGAGCAACAGCTTGGCCAGATTGCTGGGCAATACCTACAATGCCAAGAAGTTCgagaagcaggagcagaagcgTCTGGCCTCCGGATCCGAGGGCGGCAAGTTCAACACCTACAGCGGGAGGCGTGGTCGCGCGGGTCCCTATCTGGAGCGATTCAAGCGGGTGTCCAAGGAGGACGGCGATGTGGCCGGCGAGGATGACACCGTGAGGGTCACGAACGTCATTACCCTGACCACGGACTCGCGGGATCTGCTCTACGGCAGCCGGCAGGAGCATGTGGGTCGCACTGGGGGCTATGACCAGAACGATCAGCTCACCTCCAAGGCGTATCGCACACTCACCCGGAGTTTGGGCAAACTCTGGAGGCGCACACACAGCGTGGATATCAGCACACCCGATCCGGAGTTCAAGGTCTCCTACCTGGGCAACGTGTTGACCGGCTGGGCGAAGG GTGAGGGTTGTGTGGAGAAGCAGCTAAACACGCTGTGGCGCAACTACACGCAGCACTCCAAGCCGGACGTGATCATGCGCCTGAAGGTGTGCGCCTCTGGCTTGAAGGCCACCACCCGGCAGCATGGACTCACCGAGTACTGGGCCCACAGGATCACCTACTGCTGTGCACCGAAGAACTATCCGCGCGTCTTCTGCTGGATCTACCGCCACGAGGGCAGGAAGCTGAAGCACGAGCTTCGCTGCCATGCGGTGCTCTGCAGCAAGGAGAAGATCGCCCAGGACATTTGCGATACACTGCGG gAAAACCTGGAGAGCGCTTTGCGCGAATTTAAGCGTGAGAAAATTCTTAAGCAAAACGCTCGCCTGAGTTTGGCCAACGCCGTCTACGACAATCCGAGCTTGCCGCGCCGCAAGATCATGCTGAGTGTGGGCGGCAACAACTACAGACCGCCGCTGGAACGCTCCAAGTCGGCGCCCAAATTGATGGCCATCGAGGAGGCCATTGGCGAGGAGGAGGGAGATGAGATCGAGGACACCAATGAGCCGGAGATGATGCCGTGCTGTCAGAAGGATTCCCTCTATCCGGCCATGACGCTGGGCCGACGTCGTTGTCGTCGCGGGCACTCCATTCGGCGAACGGGCAAGATTCAGGCCTCCTCGCCCTGCTGCAGTTCGCACATGGCGAAGGAGTTGCCGGAGGAGGATACCAAGCAGATGGCGGCGGCGAGCAGTCCCGCCAATGATGGCTCTGATTCGGATGACTTTGAGAAGCTGCTGAAGTTCGATACGACTTTGAGCAATGAGTTGTTGCCGTACTTCGACATGCAGCTCCACAAGAACAGCAGCCAGAGCATGATGAGCCTGAGCGAActcaaggaggaggagggcgAACCGCTTAGCCTCCTACCCACCATTAACAGCGATCCCAGCGCTGATCCGGAGGCGGACTACAATGCCGAGGATCACGATGTGAGCGCGCCGCGACGCAGTGGAGTTTGCAGCGACGGCGAGGAAGACTTTCTGGACGATACGGACGACCATTACTTCCGGCATGCGGCCATGCTGACCATGCTGCACCGCAGTTCGATGCGAAAGATGCGGGCCGATCAGGGGAGTCTCAAGTACCGCCACCAGACGCAGTCATCGATCTCCTCCAATGCGTCCAGCTCGACGACGGCCAGCACTTCGGCGGCAGCGGGCGGTGGATCCGCCCAACAGGGTCTGGCCAGTCCGGACAGCGACGAGGGATCCATATCCAGCGGCTGCGAGACGGCCAGCACAGTCACAAATGCCAACCACGAGGAGTACAACGGCAAGCGGGATAGCGATCCCGGCCAGCTAGAGCAGTCGCCGGacttggagctggagcaggcgCAAGTGCTGGAGCAGATGATGATCTACCAAAgactggagcagcagctgcgcaAAAACAGCGGCGATGCCACCAATTACAGCAGCTCGAGCAGCATCACCTTGAAGCGCAGCAATTCCGACAGCGACAAACAGGAGAGGAGCGACCATCCGGATGACGacaacagcgacagcgacGAGAGCGGCTACGTGGAGTTCCAGGAGAAGGAGCGACCGGGTCAGCAGCCACTCATCAGCGAGGCCAGCGTGACGCTGGCCAAGATTGCGACCGTCAAGCCGCAGATACCACCAAAGCCGGCTCCACGTCGTTCGCTCAGTCTCAACGCGGTGGCCACCACCGGCGCTTCAGCGGGCTCATCCGCTGGCAAGGCATCGGGCACCGCCGTCTGA
- the LOC120451382 gene encoding gamma-interferon-inducible lysosomal thiol reductase isoform X2 — translation MTKLATAASLLLLILSFGWAEPEEKPREKRQSNKLHITLLYESLCPDSRNFMHQLGPVYEEFEDYIDILLVPFGKSQSERNGAIFHCQHGPAECKGNRLQSCVINSTGNQAAQVKFVVCQMLAPDYSRIDQCSNEAGLLTDVVHCLSSETGTKLQLQAELVTKQYSPSFIPTIVYNGVFDQQLQDHSLRDFRATVCYMLRQQNLLPSGSTICQ, via the exons ATGACGAAGTTGGCCACTGCCGCTAGCCTGCTGCTCCTCATCCTCTCCTTCGGATGGGCTGAGCCCGAGGAGAAGCCCCGGGAGAAGCGCCAGTCGAACAAG CTGCACATCACCCTGCTTTACGAGTCGTTGTGCCCGGACAGCAGGAACTTCATGCACCAGCTAGGACCCGTTTACGAGGAGTTTGAGGACTACATCGATATTCTCCTAGTGCCCTTTGGCAAATCCCAGTCGGAGCGCAATGGAGCCATCTTCCACTGCCAGCACGGACCGGCTGAGTGCAAGGGCAATCGCCTCCAGAGTTGCGTCATCAACAGCACCGGAAACCAGGCGGCACAGGTGAAATTCGTGGTGTGCCAGATGCTGGCACCGGATTACTCCCGCATTGATCAG TGTTCCAATGAGGCGGGCCTGCTCACCGATGTGGTCCACTGCCTGTCCAGCGAGACGGGCACCAAATTGCAGCTGCAGGCGGAGCTGGTGACCAAACAGTATAGTCCGAGCTTCATTCCCACCATCGTTTACAATGGC GTCTTCgatcagcagctgcaggacCATTCGCTGCGCGATTTCCGCGCCACGGTTTGCTATATGTTGCGTCAACAAAACTTGCTGCCCAGCGGCAGCACAATCTGCCAGTAG